In the genome of Pelodiscus sinensis isolate JC-2024 chromosome 3, ASM4963464v1, whole genome shotgun sequence, one region contains:
- the MAP3K21 gene encoding mitogen-activated protein kinase kinase kinase 21 isoform X3, with protein MPGLKCLPAVDMDCFSWLEQLLPRVHPGQACCRQGLLLLAGAPQPVIAPWSCSSLSTSSGRALSFSPRWLTRTVLLLQKIERDDIGNKTLKITDFGLAREWHRTTKMSAAGTYAWMAPEVIKSSVFSKGSDVWSYGVLLWELLTGEVPYRGIDGLAVAYGVAVNKLTLPIPSTCPEPFAKLMKECWEQDPHIRPSFALILEQLTAIEGAVMAEMPQESFHSMQDDWKLEIHQIFNELRTKEKELCSREEELTRAALQQKSQEELLKRREQQLAEREIDVLERELNILIFQLNQEKPNVKKRKGKFKKSRLKLKDGHRISLPSDFQHKITVQASPNLDKRRSLNSNSSSPPNSPTIIPRLRAIQLISKADTNTANGRRHSVYVYQQDVDITSEYELSCGVVKKVTSDESNRTWGRSTACHQEEFEDVKRSFKKKGCTWGPSSIQTKERTHCKERVRPLSDGNNPWSTILMKSQKGVALASLFVDQDVCTEQRLFPESLDAKRPKQIKLPNQAYIDLPLGKDDQEETTVEHESFEEGTSASSANSTPQMTPTNSLNRTFQKKKTDSVLYGCTVLLASIALGLDIRELNKSQVPDELLPKEEKKKREGIFQRASKFRRSASPTRLQSKKEETHTPSLSPSADTVNLLSMPSLSTKCLLQSDSEDAFVSITPSDCDRSIPIEVFSSEILATKRGEQSVKQVLATDSVMLKTQSPILPLKQESEKIPNVSSSKLRRLGHRRTMSDGNTFQPTSNGITSPDGVSMLPVLPVSEIPLSTAAQQTSMHQDVSPQKQRVVNILSRPRPSPLRNKIDPWQILPQNINTDSAEVDYLESYESPNVNFISDTADRTKSHMPSLLDIDVEGQNRDCTVPLCRMRSKTCRPSIYELEREFLS; from the exons TTTTGTTACTTCAGAAGATAGAACGTGATGACATTGGTAATAAAACTTTGAAGATTACAGACTTTGGCTTGGCTAGGGAATGGCATAGAACAACCAAAATGAGTGCAGCAGGCACCTATGCATGGATGGCACCTGAAGTTATCAAGTCATCTGTGTTTTCTAAAGGAAGTGATGTTTGGAG TTACGGAGTGTTGCTGTGGGAACTGCTTACAGGAGAAGTTCCTTACCGTGGCATTGATGGTCTTGCTGTGGCTTACGGAGTAGCTGTCAATAAGCTTACTTTGCCCATTCCATCCACCTGTCCTGAACCATTTGCTAAACTAATGAAAG AATGCTGGGAGCAGGATCCTCACATCCGACCATCGTTTGCCTTAATTCTTGAACAGCTTACTGCCATTGAGGGGGCAGTTATGGCTGAGATGCCTCAAGAATCCTTCCACTCCATGCAAGATGACTGGAAATTGGAAATTCATCAGATATTCAATGAACTAAGAACCAAGGAAAAA gAGCTGTGTTCACGAGAAGAGGAGCTGACAAGAGCTGCTCTTCAGCAGAAATCTCAGGAAGAATTACTAAAGCGGCGTGAGCAGCAGTTAGCAGAACGTGAGATTGATGTACTGGAGCGTGAGCTGAATATTTTGATATTCCAGTTAAATCAAGAGAAGCCCAATGtgaagaagaggaagggaaagtttaaaaagagCCGGTTAAAACTTAAAGATGGACATAGAATTAGTTTGCCTTCAG ATTTCCAGCACAAAATAACAGTGCAAGCTTCCCCTAATTTGGATAAACGAAGAAGCTTAAACAGTAACAGCTCTAGTCCACCAAATAGTCCCACAATAATTCCTCGTCTTCGAGCTATACAGC tgATTTCCAAAGCAGACACAAATACAGCTAATGGCCGAAGACACAGTGTCTATGTATACCAGCAAGATGTAGATATCACAAGTGAATATGAACTTTCCTGTGGGGTTGTGAAAAAAG TAACCTCCGATGAAAGCAACAGAACCTGGGGAAGAAGCACAGCTTGCCACCAAGAAGAATTTGAAGATGTGAAAAGAAGCTTTAAGAAGAAAGGCTGTACTTGGGGACCAAGCTCGATTCAAACAAAGGAACGTACACATTGTAAGGAGAG AGTAAGACCACTCTCAGATGGCAATAATCCTTGGTCAACCATTTTAATGAAAAGTCAGAAAGGTGTTGCATTAGCCTCGCTGTTTGTGGACCAAG ATGTTTGTACAGAACAGAGACTTTTCCCTGAAAGTTTGGATGCAAAAAGACCAAAGCAAATAAAGTTGCCAAATCAGGCTTATATTGATCTACCTCTGGGGAAGGATGATCAGGAAGAAACCACTGTAGAACATGAAAGCTTTGAAGAAGGAACTTCTGCTAGTTCTGCAAATAGTACTCCTCAAATGACACCTACGAACAGTCTCAATAGAACatttcagaaaaagaaaactgaCTCCGTATTGTATGGATGTACTGTCCTCCTTGCATCCATAGCTTTGGGCTTAGATATTAGAGAGCTAAACAAATCGCAGGTTCCAGATGAACTGTTGCcgaaggaggagaagaagaagcgGGAGGGAATATTTCAACGTGCCTCAAAGTTTCGCAGAAGTGCCAGTCCCACAAGATTGCAATCCAAAAAAGAGGAAACGCATACTCCATCATTAAGTCCATCTGCAGATACTGTGAATCTTCTCTCTATGCCTTCCCTTTCCACCAAATGCTTGCTTCAGTCTGACAGTGAAGATGCTTTTGTCAGCATCACTCCCAGTGATTGTGATAGAAGCATTCCCATTGAGGTCTTTTCATCTGAAATTTTGGCAACTAAGAGGGGGGAACAAAGTGTAAAACAGGTGCTTGCCACTGATTCTGTGATGTTAAAGACTCAGTCTCCTATTCTTCCTCTGAAACAAGAATCTGAAAAAATACCAAATGTCTCTTCATCCAAATTGAGACGGTTGGGTCACAGACGAACCATGTCAGATGGAAATACTTTCCAGCCCACAT CTAATGGAATCACTTCACCTGATGGAGTCTCTATGTTGCCAGTACTTCCAGTTTCTGAGATTCCGCTGTCTACAGCTGCTCAACAAACAAGCATGCACCAGGATGTGTCACCTCAAAAGCAAAGAGTAGTCAATATTCTATCAAGGCCTCGACCTTCTCCCCTAAGAAACAAAATAGATCCTTGGCAGATTCTTCCACAAAATATAAACACAGACTCTGCAGAGGTGGACTATTTAGAAAGTTACGAAAGTCCAAATGTTAACTTTATATCAGATACTGCAGACAGAACTAAATCCCACATGCCCTCCTTACTTGATATTGATGTGGAAGGTCAAAACAGAGACTGCACAGTGCCTTTGTGTAGAATGAGGAGCAAAACTTGTCGGCCCTCTATATATGAACTGGAGAGAGAATTTTTGTCTTAA
- the MAP3K21 gene encoding mitogen-activated protein kinase kinase kinase 21 isoform X4, translated as MPWLLLQPICLFLLLQKIERDDIGNKTLKITDFGLAREWHRTTKMSAAGTYAWMAPEVIKSSVFSKGSDVWSYGVLLWELLTGEVPYRGIDGLAVAYGVAVNKLTLPIPSTCPEPFAKLMKECWEQDPHIRPSFALILEQLTAIEGAVMAEMPQESFHSMQDDWKLEIHQIFNELRTKEKELCSREEELTRAALQQKSQEELLKRREQQLAEREIDVLERELNILIFQLNQEKPNVKKRKGKFKKSRLKLKDGHRISLPSDFQHKITVQASPNLDKRRSLNSNSSSPPNSPTIIPRLRAIQLISKADTNTANGRRHSVYVYQQDVDITSEYELSCGVVKKVTSDESNRTWGRSTACHQEEFEDVKRSFKKKGCTWGPSSIQTKERTHCKERVRPLSDGNNPWSTILMKSQKGVALASLFVDQDVCTEQRLFPESLDAKRPKQIKLPNQAYIDLPLGKDDQEETTVEHESFEEGTSASSANSTPQMTPTNSLNRTFQKKKTDSVLYGCTVLLASIALGLDIRELNKSQVPDELLPKEEKKKREGIFQRASKFRRSASPTRLQSKKEETHTPSLSPSADTVNLLSMPSLSTKCLLQSDSEDAFVSITPSDCDRSIPIEVFSSEILATKRGEQSVKQVLATDSVMLKTQSPILPLKQESEKIPNVSSSKLRRLGHRRTMSDGNTFQPTSNGITSPDGVSMLPVLPVSEIPLSTAAQQTSMHQDVSPQKQRVVNILSRPRPSPLRNKIDPWQILPQNINTDSAEVDYLESYESPNVNFISDTADRTKSHMPSLLDIDVEGQNRDCTVPLCRMRSKTCRPSIYELEREFLS; from the exons TTTTGTTACTTCAGAAGATAGAACGTGATGACATTGGTAATAAAACTTTGAAGATTACAGACTTTGGCTTGGCTAGGGAATGGCATAGAACAACCAAAATGAGTGCAGCAGGCACCTATGCATGGATGGCACCTGAAGTTATCAAGTCATCTGTGTTTTCTAAAGGAAGTGATGTTTGGAG TTACGGAGTGTTGCTGTGGGAACTGCTTACAGGAGAAGTTCCTTACCGTGGCATTGATGGTCTTGCTGTGGCTTACGGAGTAGCTGTCAATAAGCTTACTTTGCCCATTCCATCCACCTGTCCTGAACCATTTGCTAAACTAATGAAAG AATGCTGGGAGCAGGATCCTCACATCCGACCATCGTTTGCCTTAATTCTTGAACAGCTTACTGCCATTGAGGGGGCAGTTATGGCTGAGATGCCTCAAGAATCCTTCCACTCCATGCAAGATGACTGGAAATTGGAAATTCATCAGATATTCAATGAACTAAGAACCAAGGAAAAA gAGCTGTGTTCACGAGAAGAGGAGCTGACAAGAGCTGCTCTTCAGCAGAAATCTCAGGAAGAATTACTAAAGCGGCGTGAGCAGCAGTTAGCAGAACGTGAGATTGATGTACTGGAGCGTGAGCTGAATATTTTGATATTCCAGTTAAATCAAGAGAAGCCCAATGtgaagaagaggaagggaaagtttaaaaagagCCGGTTAAAACTTAAAGATGGACATAGAATTAGTTTGCCTTCAG ATTTCCAGCACAAAATAACAGTGCAAGCTTCCCCTAATTTGGATAAACGAAGAAGCTTAAACAGTAACAGCTCTAGTCCACCAAATAGTCCCACAATAATTCCTCGTCTTCGAGCTATACAGC tgATTTCCAAAGCAGACACAAATACAGCTAATGGCCGAAGACACAGTGTCTATGTATACCAGCAAGATGTAGATATCACAAGTGAATATGAACTTTCCTGTGGGGTTGTGAAAAAAG TAACCTCCGATGAAAGCAACAGAACCTGGGGAAGAAGCACAGCTTGCCACCAAGAAGAATTTGAAGATGTGAAAAGAAGCTTTAAGAAGAAAGGCTGTACTTGGGGACCAAGCTCGATTCAAACAAAGGAACGTACACATTGTAAGGAGAG AGTAAGACCACTCTCAGATGGCAATAATCCTTGGTCAACCATTTTAATGAAAAGTCAGAAAGGTGTTGCATTAGCCTCGCTGTTTGTGGACCAAG ATGTTTGTACAGAACAGAGACTTTTCCCTGAAAGTTTGGATGCAAAAAGACCAAAGCAAATAAAGTTGCCAAATCAGGCTTATATTGATCTACCTCTGGGGAAGGATGATCAGGAAGAAACCACTGTAGAACATGAAAGCTTTGAAGAAGGAACTTCTGCTAGTTCTGCAAATAGTACTCCTCAAATGACACCTACGAACAGTCTCAATAGAACatttcagaaaaagaaaactgaCTCCGTATTGTATGGATGTACTGTCCTCCTTGCATCCATAGCTTTGGGCTTAGATATTAGAGAGCTAAACAAATCGCAGGTTCCAGATGAACTGTTGCcgaaggaggagaagaagaagcgGGAGGGAATATTTCAACGTGCCTCAAAGTTTCGCAGAAGTGCCAGTCCCACAAGATTGCAATCCAAAAAAGAGGAAACGCATACTCCATCATTAAGTCCATCTGCAGATACTGTGAATCTTCTCTCTATGCCTTCCCTTTCCACCAAATGCTTGCTTCAGTCTGACAGTGAAGATGCTTTTGTCAGCATCACTCCCAGTGATTGTGATAGAAGCATTCCCATTGAGGTCTTTTCATCTGAAATTTTGGCAACTAAGAGGGGGGAACAAAGTGTAAAACAGGTGCTTGCCACTGATTCTGTGATGTTAAAGACTCAGTCTCCTATTCTTCCTCTGAAACAAGAATCTGAAAAAATACCAAATGTCTCTTCATCCAAATTGAGACGGTTGGGTCACAGACGAACCATGTCAGATGGAAATACTTTCCAGCCCACAT CTAATGGAATCACTTCACCTGATGGAGTCTCTATGTTGCCAGTACTTCCAGTTTCTGAGATTCCGCTGTCTACAGCTGCTCAACAAACAAGCATGCACCAGGATGTGTCACCTCAAAAGCAAAGAGTAGTCAATATTCTATCAAGGCCTCGACCTTCTCCCCTAAGAAACAAAATAGATCCTTGGCAGATTCTTCCACAAAATATAAACACAGACTCTGCAGAGGTGGACTATTTAGAAAGTTACGAAAGTCCAAATGTTAACTTTATATCAGATACTGCAGACAGAACTAAATCCCACATGCCCTCCTTACTTGATATTGATGTGGAAGGTCAAAACAGAGACTGCACAGTGCCTTTGTGTAGAATGAGGAGCAAAACTTGTCGGCCCTCTATATATGAACTGGAGAGAGAATTTTTGTCTTAA
- the MAP3K21 gene encoding mitogen-activated protein kinase kinase kinase 21 isoform X5, translating to MSLSKKRLLSIFLLLQKIERDDIGNKTLKITDFGLAREWHRTTKMSAAGTYAWMAPEVIKSSVFSKGSDVWSYGVLLWELLTGEVPYRGIDGLAVAYGVAVNKLTLPIPSTCPEPFAKLMKECWEQDPHIRPSFALILEQLTAIEGAVMAEMPQESFHSMQDDWKLEIHQIFNELRTKEKELCSREEELTRAALQQKSQEELLKRREQQLAEREIDVLERELNILIFQLNQEKPNVKKRKGKFKKSRLKLKDGHRISLPSDFQHKITVQASPNLDKRRSLNSNSSSPPNSPTIIPRLRAIQLISKADTNTANGRRHSVYVYQQDVDITSEYELSCGVVKKVTSDESNRTWGRSTACHQEEFEDVKRSFKKKGCTWGPSSIQTKERTHCKERVRPLSDGNNPWSTILMKSQKGVALASLFVDQDVCTEQRLFPESLDAKRPKQIKLPNQAYIDLPLGKDDQEETTVEHESFEEGTSASSANSTPQMTPTNSLNRTFQKKKTDSVLYGCTVLLASIALGLDIRELNKSQVPDELLPKEEKKKREGIFQRASKFRRSASPTRLQSKKEETHTPSLSPSADTVNLLSMPSLSTKCLLQSDSEDAFVSITPSDCDRSIPIEVFSSEILATKRGEQSVKQVLATDSVMLKTQSPILPLKQESEKIPNVSSSKLRRLGHRRTMSDGNTFQPTSNGITSPDGVSMLPVLPVSEIPLSTAAQQTSMHQDVSPQKQRVVNILSRPRPSPLRNKIDPWQILPQNINTDSAEVDYLESYESPNVNFISDTADRTKSHMPSLLDIDVEGQNRDCTVPLCRMRSKTCRPSIYELEREFLS from the exons TTTTGTTACTTCAGAAGATAGAACGTGATGACATTGGTAATAAAACTTTGAAGATTACAGACTTTGGCTTGGCTAGGGAATGGCATAGAACAACCAAAATGAGTGCAGCAGGCACCTATGCATGGATGGCACCTGAAGTTATCAAGTCATCTGTGTTTTCTAAAGGAAGTGATGTTTGGAG TTACGGAGTGTTGCTGTGGGAACTGCTTACAGGAGAAGTTCCTTACCGTGGCATTGATGGTCTTGCTGTGGCTTACGGAGTAGCTGTCAATAAGCTTACTTTGCCCATTCCATCCACCTGTCCTGAACCATTTGCTAAACTAATGAAAG AATGCTGGGAGCAGGATCCTCACATCCGACCATCGTTTGCCTTAATTCTTGAACAGCTTACTGCCATTGAGGGGGCAGTTATGGCTGAGATGCCTCAAGAATCCTTCCACTCCATGCAAGATGACTGGAAATTGGAAATTCATCAGATATTCAATGAACTAAGAACCAAGGAAAAA gAGCTGTGTTCACGAGAAGAGGAGCTGACAAGAGCTGCTCTTCAGCAGAAATCTCAGGAAGAATTACTAAAGCGGCGTGAGCAGCAGTTAGCAGAACGTGAGATTGATGTACTGGAGCGTGAGCTGAATATTTTGATATTCCAGTTAAATCAAGAGAAGCCCAATGtgaagaagaggaagggaaagtttaaaaagagCCGGTTAAAACTTAAAGATGGACATAGAATTAGTTTGCCTTCAG ATTTCCAGCACAAAATAACAGTGCAAGCTTCCCCTAATTTGGATAAACGAAGAAGCTTAAACAGTAACAGCTCTAGTCCACCAAATAGTCCCACAATAATTCCTCGTCTTCGAGCTATACAGC tgATTTCCAAAGCAGACACAAATACAGCTAATGGCCGAAGACACAGTGTCTATGTATACCAGCAAGATGTAGATATCACAAGTGAATATGAACTTTCCTGTGGGGTTGTGAAAAAAG TAACCTCCGATGAAAGCAACAGAACCTGGGGAAGAAGCACAGCTTGCCACCAAGAAGAATTTGAAGATGTGAAAAGAAGCTTTAAGAAGAAAGGCTGTACTTGGGGACCAAGCTCGATTCAAACAAAGGAACGTACACATTGTAAGGAGAG AGTAAGACCACTCTCAGATGGCAATAATCCTTGGTCAACCATTTTAATGAAAAGTCAGAAAGGTGTTGCATTAGCCTCGCTGTTTGTGGACCAAG ATGTTTGTACAGAACAGAGACTTTTCCCTGAAAGTTTGGATGCAAAAAGACCAAAGCAAATAAAGTTGCCAAATCAGGCTTATATTGATCTACCTCTGGGGAAGGATGATCAGGAAGAAACCACTGTAGAACATGAAAGCTTTGAAGAAGGAACTTCTGCTAGTTCTGCAAATAGTACTCCTCAAATGACACCTACGAACAGTCTCAATAGAACatttcagaaaaagaaaactgaCTCCGTATTGTATGGATGTACTGTCCTCCTTGCATCCATAGCTTTGGGCTTAGATATTAGAGAGCTAAACAAATCGCAGGTTCCAGATGAACTGTTGCcgaaggaggagaagaagaagcgGGAGGGAATATTTCAACGTGCCTCAAAGTTTCGCAGAAGTGCCAGTCCCACAAGATTGCAATCCAAAAAAGAGGAAACGCATACTCCATCATTAAGTCCATCTGCAGATACTGTGAATCTTCTCTCTATGCCTTCCCTTTCCACCAAATGCTTGCTTCAGTCTGACAGTGAAGATGCTTTTGTCAGCATCACTCCCAGTGATTGTGATAGAAGCATTCCCATTGAGGTCTTTTCATCTGAAATTTTGGCAACTAAGAGGGGGGAACAAAGTGTAAAACAGGTGCTTGCCACTGATTCTGTGATGTTAAAGACTCAGTCTCCTATTCTTCCTCTGAAACAAGAATCTGAAAAAATACCAAATGTCTCTTCATCCAAATTGAGACGGTTGGGTCACAGACGAACCATGTCAGATGGAAATACTTTCCAGCCCACAT CTAATGGAATCACTTCACCTGATGGAGTCTCTATGTTGCCAGTACTTCCAGTTTCTGAGATTCCGCTGTCTACAGCTGCTCAACAAACAAGCATGCACCAGGATGTGTCACCTCAAAAGCAAAGAGTAGTCAATATTCTATCAAGGCCTCGACCTTCTCCCCTAAGAAACAAAATAGATCCTTGGCAGATTCTTCCACAAAATATAAACACAGACTCTGCAGAGGTGGACTATTTAGAAAGTTACGAAAGTCCAAATGTTAACTTTATATCAGATACTGCAGACAGAACTAAATCCCACATGCCCTCCTTACTTGATATTGATGTGGAAGGTCAAAACAGAGACTGCACAGTGCCTTTGTGTAGAATGAGGAGCAAAACTTGTCGGCCCTCTATATATGAACTGGAGAGAGAATTTTTGTCTTAA